The window GGCCGCAGGTGCGGACTTCGTCGGCTCGGATGAGATCGTGCAGAAGATCCAGGGCGGCTGGCTCGACTTCGATGTCGCCGTCGCAACGCCCGACATGATGGGTACGGTCGGCCGTCTCGGTAAGGTGCTTGGTCCCCGCGGACTCATGCCGAACCCGAAGCTCGGCACGGTCACGATGGATCTCAAGAAGGCGATTGGCGAGATCAAGGCAGGACAGGTGGAGTACCGCACGGACAAGGCGGGCAACGTCCATGTCCCCATTGGCAAGGCGTCGTTCGACGCGGAGAAGCTCCGCGAGAACTATCAGGCAGTCATCGACACGCTCATCCGTGTGAAGCCGGCAGCGGCAAAGGGGCAGTACATCCGCTCCATCACGGTTGTGGCGACGATGGGTCCTGCCGTCCCCGTTGCGCTCAGCTAAGAAGCTAAGAGCGTACGGAATTTCCCCGGGCTGTAGACAGCAGGTTTGCGCGAGCATCTAACGACTTTTGTCGCCTGCCGAGGCCGGACGTGAATTAGAACATTCATCTCCGGCAGTGTAGCAGCCGGAGATTTTTCATTCGAAAGAATAAGAGCCGTCCGGATTGGTGCGGATTTTTGTTCGAGCAAGGAGGAACACCGGACGCGCAGTTAAGTCCTGCGTGGAGGATGTTCCGACGCGGCAAGAACGGAAGGACGTGCCAAGATGAACGGCGACAAGAGAGGAGGGAAATGATTACATGGCAGATCATAAGAAAGAAGTCATCGTCGAGAAGCTGAAAGAGCAGCTCTCCTCGGCGAAGGGCGCGGTCTTTACGACGTACAAAGGTCTTACGGTCGCACAGGATACGGAGCTGCGCCGCGAGCTGCGCGCTGCGGGCGTTACCTATCACGTCGTAAAGAATACGATGGTGCGCCGCGCAGCCGACGCGCTCGGACTGGAGGGACTTGACCCGCATCTTGAGGGCACGACGGCATTTGCATTCTCAGCAGAGGATGCGGTCGCTCCGGCGAAGGTCATCTGTGGCTACATCAAGAAGAACAAGCTGGACGACAAGGGCGTTCTGTCCGTCAAGGTCGGTACCGTCGAGGGCAAGGTCATCGAGGCGAATGAGGTGCAGGCGCTTGCGTCGCTCCCGTCGCGCGAAGAGCTTATCGCAAAGCTCATGGGCAGCATGAATGCGCCGATCACGAACACGGTCAATGTGCTCCAAGGCGTTATCCGCAATGCCGTCTATGTGCTTGATGCAGTGCGTGCGCAGAAGGCGTCCGCATAAAACATACAGAGAGAAATTACATTATTTTGGAGGTATATCATGAACAAGGATCAGATTCTGGAAGCCATTGAGAACATGACCGTTCTCGAACTTTCCGAGCTCGTCAAGGCGATGGAGGAGAAGTTTGGTGTCAGCGCTGCTGCGCCGGTTGCTGTTGCTGCTGTCGGCGGCGCAGCTCCTGCCGCTGCTGAGGAGGAGAAGACGGAGTTCACGGTCGTTCTCGCAGCTGCAGGCGACAAGAAGATCAACGTCATCAAGGCTGTCCGTGAGGCGACGGGGCTCGGTCTGAAGGAAGCGAAGGAGCTCGTTGACGGCGCACCGAAGCCGGTCAAGGAGAACATCGCCAAGGCTGAGGCTGAGGAGCTCAAGAAGAAGCTCGAAGAGGCCGGCGCAACGGTTGAGCTGAAGTAATTCCGGCGAGATGGCATTGAATCGGTGATTTACCGGAACCGCTTTCCTATTATGGGGAGGCGGTTTTTTGTTGTCTTGCTATTTATTTTTTTACATGGTATGCTTTGTTTGATAATCACGTGTTGTTTTATTAAAAAAATTTAGTCCATCGTTGGATGGTGCAAAGGGGGGGATGTTATTGCCTCTGGTAATTGCTTATGAAATTTCCGAGGTACTTGTGCAGCAGTTTTGTGGCATATCCAAAGAACGTGGAAAAGAGATTGCAATGCGAACATAAAAGTCTAGGAATAAAGTCGCATATATGTTAAAATAAAAGACAAAATAAACGATAATAGCATTGAGATAGGAACGTAAATCAGATGCATGGAGGAACAGGCACGGATGAAAAAATATAAGAGAGCGAATCGTACAGGCGTGCGGCGTGTCGGCAGACATACGGCGCGCTTCTTTCTTGTTTCCTGTATTGCGTTTTCTGCGTGTGCGTCCCTTGTGTCTGCGGCGGAACGACCGAACGGAGAGAAAAGCGTCCGTGTCATGCGCTATACGTTCTCGGGGGAGAACCCCGTGACAGCGGAGGAGCTTGCGGATGTGCTTGCA of the Selenomonas dianae genome contains:
- the rplJ gene encoding 50S ribosomal protein L10 is translated as MADHKKEVIVEKLKEQLSSAKGAVFTTYKGLTVAQDTELRRELRAAGVTYHVVKNTMVRRAADALGLEGLDPHLEGTTAFAFSAEDAVAPAKVICGYIKKNKLDDKGVLSVKVGTVEGKVIEANEVQALASLPSREELIAKLMGSMNAPITNTVNVLQGVIRNAVYVLDAVRAQKASA
- the rplA gene encoding 50S ribosomal protein L1; its protein translation is MAKFGKKYQDAAKLIESGKLYASQEAMELVKKTATAKFDETIELHVRLGVDPKYADQQVRGALVLPNGTGKTQRVLVFAKGEKVAEAEAAGADFVGSDEIVQKIQGGWLDFDVAVATPDMMGTVGRLGKVLGPRGLMPNPKLGTVTMDLKKAIGEIKAGQVEYRTDKAGNVHVPIGKASFDAEKLRENYQAVIDTLIRVKPAAAKGQYIRSITVVATMGPAVPVALS
- the rplL gene encoding 50S ribosomal protein L7/L12, encoding MNKDQILEAIENMTVLELSELVKAMEEKFGVSAAAPVAVAAVGGAAPAAAEEEKTEFTVVLAAAGDKKINVIKAVREATGLGLKEAKELVDGAPKPVKENIAKAEAEELKKKLEEAGATVELK